A genome region from Verrucomicrobiia bacterium includes the following:
- the katG gene encoding catalase/peroxidase HPI, with protein MSSESKCPFHQGAGFSGAVPAGAGTANRDWWPNALPLEMLHQHSAKSNPMEPAFDYAKEFQSLDYAALKKDLAALMTDSQDWWPADFGHYGPLFIRMAWHSAGTYRISDGRGGGGRGQQRFAPLNSWPDNVSLDKARRLLWPIKQKYGRKISWADLLILAGNVALETMGFKTFGFAGGREDTWEPDQDVYWGKETKWLDDKRYSGDRQLENPLAAVQMGLIYVNPEGPNGNPDPVAAARDIRETFRRMAMNDEETVALIAGGHTFGKTHGAGPASHVGANVEAAPLEQQGLGWKSTYGSGKGGDTITSGLEVTWTQTPTQWSNFFFENLFKYEWVLTKSPAGAHQWIAKGADATIPDAHDSSKKHVPTMLTTDLSLRFDPAYEKTSRRFLEHPEQFADAFARAWFKLTHRDMGPRARYIGPEVPKEELIWQDPIPAVNHPLVDAPDIVALKANILTSGLTVAELVYTAWSAASTFRGSDKRGGANGARIRLAPQKFWEVNQPAQLSRVLGALEGIQTEFNRTAAGGKKVSLADLIMLGGCAAVEQAAKKAGHTVTVPFTPGRMDATPEQTDVESFAVLEPAADGFRNYVKGKYSVPAEYLLLDKAQLLTLTAPEMTALVGGLRALGANFGGSPHGVFTKHPGALTNDFFINLLDMGTEWKRLDEHGTQFEGRDRKTGELKWSATRVDLVFGADSRLRAVAEVYGSADGEAKLVHDFVAAWSKVMNLDRFDLE; from the coding sequence ATGTCATCCGAATCCAAATGCCCGTTTCATCAAGGCGCCGGTTTCTCCGGGGCCGTTCCCGCCGGCGCTGGCACCGCGAACCGCGACTGGTGGCCCAACGCCCTGCCGCTGGAAATGCTTCACCAGCACTCCGCCAAATCGAATCCGATGGAGCCCGCCTTCGACTACGCGAAGGAGTTTCAAAGCCTCGACTACGCGGCCTTGAAGAAGGATCTCGCAGCCCTCATGACGGATTCGCAGGACTGGTGGCCCGCCGACTTCGGTCACTACGGCCCACTGTTCATCCGCATGGCCTGGCACAGCGCCGGCACCTACCGCATTAGCGATGGCCGTGGCGGCGGTGGGCGCGGCCAGCAACGCTTTGCTCCGCTCAACAGCTGGCCGGATAATGTCAGTCTCGACAAGGCGCGTCGCCTGCTCTGGCCGATCAAGCAGAAATACGGCCGCAAGATTTCCTGGGCCGATCTGCTGATTCTCGCCGGCAATGTCGCCCTCGAAACCATGGGCTTCAAAACCTTCGGCTTTGCCGGCGGCCGGGAAGACACTTGGGAACCCGACCAGGATGTGTATTGGGGTAAGGAGACCAAGTGGCTCGACGACAAACGCTACTCCGGCGACCGCCAGCTTGAAAACCCGCTGGCCGCAGTGCAGATGGGCCTCATTTATGTGAACCCCGAAGGCCCCAACGGCAATCCCGATCCGGTGGCGGCCGCGCGCGACATCCGCGAAACCTTCCGTCGCATGGCGATGAACGACGAGGAAACCGTGGCGCTCATCGCGGGCGGCCACACCTTCGGCAAGACCCACGGCGCGGGGCCCGCCTCACATGTCGGCGCCAATGTGGAAGCCGCCCCGTTGGAGCAGCAGGGGCTCGGCTGGAAGAGCACTTACGGTTCCGGCAAGGGCGGCGACACCATTACCAGCGGCCTCGAAGTTACGTGGACCCAGACGCCCACGCAGTGGAGCAATTTCTTTTTCGAAAACCTGTTCAAATACGAGTGGGTGTTGACCAAGAGCCCGGCCGGCGCGCATCAGTGGATCGCCAAGGGCGCAGACGCCACCATTCCCGACGCCCATGACTCGTCAAAGAAGCATGTGCCCACAATGCTGACCACGGATCTGTCGTTGCGCTTCGATCCAGCTTACGAAAAAACCTCGCGCCGGTTTCTCGAACATCCCGAGCAGTTCGCCGACGCCTTTGCCCGCGCCTGGTTCAAGCTCACGCACCGCGACATGGGCCCCCGCGCCCGCTACATCGGCCCCGAAGTGCCGAAGGAGGAACTGATCTGGCAGGATCCAATTCCGGCGGTGAATCATCCGCTGGTGGATGCGCCGGACATTGTCGCGCTCAAGGCCAATATTCTTACCTCCGGTTTGACCGTTGCGGAACTGGTTTACACCGCGTGGTCGGCCGCCTCGACGTTCCGTGGCTCCGACAAGCGCGGCGGCGCAAACGGCGCCCGCATCCGCCTGGCGCCGCAAAAATTCTGGGAAGTCAATCAGCCCGCCCAACTGTCCAGGGTGCTGGGTGCATTGGAGGGCATTCAAACTGAATTCAACCGCACGGCTGCCGGCGGCAAGAAAGTCTCGCTGGCGGACCTCATCATGCTCGGCGGTTGCGCCGCCGTGGAACAGGCCGCAAAGAAGGCGGGGCACACCGTCACCGTGCCATTCACGCCTGGCCGCATGGATGCCACGCCGGAGCAGACCGACGTGGAATCCTTCGCCGTGCTCGAACCGGCAGCGGATGGCTTCCGCAACTACGTGAAGGGCAAATACAGCGTCCCCGCCGAATACCTGCTGCTGGACAAGGCGCAGTTGCTGACGCTCACCGCGCCTGAAATGACGGCCTTGGTCGGCGGGCTGCGCGCGCTCGGCGCCAACTTCGGCGGCAGCCCGCACGGTGTGTTCACCAAACATCCCGGCGCGCTGACCAACGACTTCTTCATCAACCTGCTCGACATGGGCACGGAATGGAAACGTCTCGACGAGCACGGCACCCAGTTCGAAGGCCGCGACCGCAAGACCGGCGAACTCAAGTGGAGCGCCACGCGCGTGGACCTGGTCTTCGGCGCCGACTCGCGCCTGCGGGCGGTGGCCGAAGTTTACGGATCAGCCGACGGTGAAGCGAAACTGGTGCATGACTTCGTGGCCGCCTGGTCCAAGGTGATGAACCTGGACCGCTTCGATCTCGAATAA